Proteins co-encoded in one Halorussus salinus genomic window:
- a CDS encoding transposase, translating into MKYNLETGSHTVYALQYHFVTVTKYRADLLTDEIAERIGEIASDISEDFG; encoded by the coding sequence ATGAAGTACAACCTCGAAACTGGATCGCACACGGTCTACGCGCTCCAATATCACTTCGTGACCGTCACGAAGTACCGCGCAGACCTACTCACCGACGAAATCGCAGAACGAATCGGTGAGATTGCCAGCGACATCTCCGAGGACTTCGGCG